From the genome of Candidatus Thorarchaeota archaeon, one region includes:
- a CDS encoding GNAT family N-acetyltransferase, protein MIRRATADDVDSYLRVAGYSYSFPESYTDMARERFIDSYDEHYVVEEKERVVALARVLPLEQNVRGVWKKMGGVAMVASTPEHRRQGHVRDMIMKMMADIQRSDYAVSCLYPFKDSFYMRVGYVKMPPLGVLELNPSNIVNRSMPEGYSVMMVDPAEGKEPWTSVHSRVVTAAHGGVRRSQKRWDELTKYMKSKMAIAYGPDMTPEGVVVYGIRGYGEGYDWAETGRISVREILWSNLQARNALLTFLYLHADQVVKVSIPVDPRADDYYHWISGVHNPTLTSRIVHMSRVIDVQQAFEGIPVNEEGEVVLSVEDPCLTSNTGTYLFTGVGGKLSVTRSDKRPSAQVTIEGLTALLYGTLSLEQMASMGWLSGEVQGPLMDWLPRAVPWLTEDF, encoded by the coding sequence ATGATACGCAGGGCTACCGCAGATGATGTGGACAGCTATCTCAGGGTTGCAGGCTACTCGTACTCATTTCCCGAGTCGTATACAGACATGGCGAGAGAGAGATTCATAGATTCGTACGATGAACACTACGTCGTGGAAGAGAAGGAACGCGTCGTCGCGCTAGCTCGAGTGTTGCCGCTTGAACAGAATGTGAGAGGGGTCTGGAAGAAGATGGGCGGAGTGGCGATGGTGGCAAGCACACCAGAACACCGTCGTCAGGGCCACGTCCGTGATATGATCATGAAGATGATGGCGGACATACAGCGAAGCGACTATGCAGTCAGCTGTCTGTATCCCTTCAAGGACTCGTTCTACATGAGGGTGGGGTATGTCAAGATGCCACCTCTGGGAGTCCTCGAACTCAATCCCAGCAACATCGTCAACAGGTCGATGCCAGAAGGATACTCCGTCATGATGGTTGACCCTGCTGAGGGAAAGGAGCCGTGGACCTCGGTGCACTCTCGGGTCGTCACGGCTGCACATGGGGGTGTGAGAAGGTCTCAGAAGAGATGGGACGAACTCACCAAGTACATGAAGTCCAAGATGGCAATTGCATACGGTCCCGACATGACACCAGAGGGAGTCGTTGTCTATGGTATCAGGGGCTACGGTGAGGGATACGACTGGGCTGAGACGGGTCGGATATCTGTCAGGGAGATACTGTGGTCAAACCTGCAGGCACGGAACGCCCTCCTGACCTTTTTGTATCTCCATGCCGACCAAGTCGTCAAGGTCTCCATTCCAGTGGACCCGAGAGCAGACGACTACTATCACTGGATATCGGGAGTGCACAATCCTACGTTGACATCGAGAATAGTTCACATGTCCAGAGTCATCGATGTGCAACAGGCCTTCGAGGGAATACCCGTCAACGAAGAGGGAGAAGTCGTGCTCAGTGTTGAGGACCCCTGTCTGACATCCAACACAGGCACCTATCTCTTCACGGGTGTGGGTGGCAAGCTCTCGGTGACAAGGTCAGACAAGAGGCCCAGCGCACAGGTGACCATTGAAGGACTGACTGCGCTCCTATACGGGACTCTGTCACTTGAACAGATGGCGAGCATGGGCTGGCTGTCAGGTGAGGTTCAGGGCCCCCTCATGGACTGGCTCCCAAGAGCGGTCCCATGGTTGACCGAGGACTTCTAG